In Gemmatimonadota bacterium, the sequence ATCGTCGACGGGGATGTCCCCGAATCCCTGCGTGCCTGCACGCTGCTGGCGCTGGATCTGACCGCCCTGGTGGCGGGCGCCAAGTACCGCGGCGAGTTCGAGGAACGGGTCAAGGCGCTGGTGGACGAGGTGCGCGGCCGCTCGGACGTGATCCTGTTCCTCGACGAGATCCACACGCTGATCGGCGCGGGTGGACCGGCGGGCGGGCTCGACGCCGCCAACATCCTGAAGCCTGCGTTGGCGCGCGGCGAGCTGCGCTGCATCGGCGCGAGCACGCACGACGAGTACCGCGAGTCCATCGAGAAGGACGCGGCCCTGGCGCGCCGCTTCCAGACCGTGGTGATCGAGGAGCCGGACGATGCGTCCACCCTCGCCATGCTGGAGGGCGCGCGCGGCCACTACGAGCGCCACCATGGCCTGCGCATCCGCGACGACGCGCTGCGCGCCACCGTGCGTCTGGCGCGGCGCCACCTGCGGGACCGCTTCTTCCCGGACAAGGCCTTCGACGTGCTGGACGAGGCGTCGGCCCGCATCCGCGCGCAGCGCGAATCCCGGCCCGACGAGATCGATCAGCTCGCGCGCGAGGTCGCACGGCTCGCGGCTGGCGTGGAGGTCGCCGCCCCCGAGGAGCGCGCGGCCGCCGAGCGGACGCTCGAGGGCGCGCAGGCCCGGCTCTCCACCCTGGAGGAGCGGTGGCGCGAGGAAGGCGAGCTGGACCGCGCGCTCTCGGAGACGCGGCGGGCGCTCGGCGAAGCCCGCTCCGAGCTCGAGCGCGCGGAGAGCGCGGGGGACGTGGCCCGCGCGGCCGAGGTGCGCTATGGAACGCTCAAGTACCTGGAGGAGCAGGAGCGGGACCTGGACGCGCGCTGGACCGCGCTCATGGCGGAGGGGTCGCTGGTGCCCCGGGAGGTCGGCCCGGCCGAGGTGGCCGCGGTGATCGCCCGGCGGGCGCGGGTGCCGCTCACCCGCGTGCTGGAGGGCGAGCGGGAGCGCCTGCTCCACCTGGAGGAGCGCCTGGGCGGCCGCGTGCTGGGTCAGGCCGAGGCGGTGTCCGCCGTCTCCGAGGCGGTGCGGCGCATGCGCGCCGACCTGCGGGCCCGTCGCAAGCCGGCGTCGTTCCTGTTCGTCGGTCCCACCGGCGTCGGCAAGACCGAGCTGGCCAAGGCGCTGGCGGACGCGCTCTTCGACGACGAGTCCGCGCTCATCCGCATCGACATGGCCGAGTACCGCGAAGCACACTCCGTGTCGGGGCTGATCGGCTCGCGGCCGGGGCTGGTGGGCTCCGAGCGGGGCGGCTTCCTCACGGAGCAGGTGCGGCGCGCGCCGCACTCCGTGGTGCTGTTCGACGAGATCGAGAAGGGTCATCCCGGCGTGATCGACCTGCTGCTGGGCGTCCTGGACGAAGGCCGCCTGACGGACGCGCAGGGCCGCTTCTGCGACTTCAGCAACACCATCCTGCTGCTGACCTCCAACCTGGGCGTGCAGGAGGCCAACGCGGCCAGCGACGATCCCGAGGAGCGGCGCCGGATCATCCTGGACGTGGTCGAGCGCTCGTTGCGCCCGGAGCTGTTCAACCGCCTGAGCGGCGTCATCGCGTTCAACGCGCTCGGCGCCGAAGAGGTGGCGCGCATCGTCTCCATGCATCTCGGCACCATCGGCGACCAGCTGCGCGAGCAGCATGGGGCCGAGCTGGTGGCGGATGCGGAAGCGGTGGAGTGGTTGGCGGAGCTCGCCCACGATCCGGCCTACGGCGCGCGACCCGTGGAGCGCACGGTGGACCGCTACGTGCTCGCCGACCTGTCGCGGCTGGTCCTGTCCGGCGCGGTCGCCGCGGGACACCTGGTGCGCCTGCAGCGCGAAGGGGACGAGCTGGCCTTGCTGGCCGGGACCCCGGAGGAGGTGGCGGGGCTGGCCGCGGGAGCGGGCGCATGAGCCCGCGCACCGCGGCGATCGCCCTGGCGCTCGTCCTCGTGTGCGCGGGACCCGCGCGCGCGCAACAGGCGCCGACGGCCGATCCGGCCGCCGCGGCCCGCGAGGACCTGCAACGACTCCTGCCCCTGGCGCGGGAGCGCGAGCTGGCCCGGGAGCCCGGGGTACGTCCGGCCGAGGAGCGCCTGGAGCTGTGGAAGATGGTGCTGCTCATCGATCCGGATCACATCGAAGCGCGGATGGGGTACGACCGCGCCCGCGAGGACCTGGAGACCGCGCGCAGCGCGGAGCAGAACGCCGAACAGGCCGTGGCGGAGGAGAGCCAGCGGCGCGAGGAGCGTCTGCGGCTCGCCGAGAGCGCGCTGTACCTGGGCAACTTCGGGCGGGCGGAGACGCTCGTGGAGGAGCTCCTCGCCGCCGAGCCCGACAACCCGCGGGCGCTCGCGCTGCGCGCGTCCGTGCGGAGCGCGCGCTCGGCGCGCGCGGGCCAGCTGCGCTGGTGGATCCTGGCGGCCGTGCTCACGGTGCTGGCGCTGGTGCTCGTCGTGCTCTGGATCCGCTGGTGGCGGCGCCGGGCGGCGGCCGCCGCCGAGAGGGGGAGCGCCGCCGTGGCCGCGCCCTCCGCGGCTCGCCTCAAGGTCACCGAAGGCGTGGGCCGGGGCCGCATGGTGCCCGTGGACCGGGACGTGTTCCGCATCGGAGCGGCCCAGGGTGACAGCGAGGACCGCGCC encodes:
- a CDS encoding AAA family ATPase — encoded protein: MDLNRLSPELADGLERARPEATRQGVAYIQPWHLFAVLLDEGGALARIARSLPADAAGARAVISGMSDADAPRLEPGYRPIAGRRLRDLLDRAYAAADAAGRHTVGALDVAWAAVQNGADPMAQALAHTGWSSEALLRVREEGAVLQPADGDPEPEGSVLARFSSDLTAAARAGRLAPVVGRDAELRSVVQTLLRRSKSNPVLVGDPGTGKTAVVEALAMRIVDGDVPESLRACTLLALDLTALVAGAKYRGEFEERVKALVDEVRGRSDVILFLDEIHTLIGAGGPAGGLDAANILKPALARGELRCIGASTHDEYRESIEKDAALARRFQTVVIEEPDDASTLAMLEGARGHYERHHGLRIRDDALRATVRLARRHLRDRFFPDKAFDVLDEASARIRAQRESRPDEIDQLAREVARLAAGVEVAAPEERAAAERTLEGAQARLSTLEERWREEGELDRALSETRRALGEARSELERAESAGDVARAAEVRYGTLKYLEEQERDLDARWTALMAEGSLVPREVGPAEVAAVIARRARVPLTRVLEGERERLLHLEERLGGRVLGQAEAVSAVSEAVRRMRADLRARRKPASFLFVGPTGVGKTELAKALADALFDDESALIRIDMAEYREAHSVSGLIGSRPGLVGSERGGFLTEQVRRAPHSVVLFDEIEKGHPGVIDLLLGVLDEGRLTDAQGRFCDFSNTILLLTSNLGVQEANAASDDPEERRRIILDVVERSLRPELFNRLSGVIAFNALGAEEVARIVSMHLGTIGDQLREQHGAELVADAEAVEWLAELAHDPAYGARPVERTVDRYVLADLSRLVLSGAVAAGHLVRLQREGDELALLAGTPEEVAGLAAGAGA
- a CDS encoding FHA domain-containing protein gives rise to the protein MSPRTAAIALALVLVCAGPARAQQAPTADPAAAAREDLQRLLPLARERELAREPGVRPAEERLELWKMVLLIDPDHIEARMGYDRAREDLETARSAEQNAEQAVAEESQRREERLRLAESALYLGNFGRAETLVEELLAAEPDNPRALALRASVRSARSARAGQLRWWILAAVLTVLALVLVVLWIRWWRRRAAAAAERGSAAVAAPSAARLKVTEGVGRGRMVPVDRDVFRIGAAQGDSEDRANHLVLSDARHLLSRYHCEVLRARGRYTLLDSSTNGTSLNGKRLKPGGHRRLRHGDEIVLAGVTRLVFLDG